The Solirubrobacter pauli sequence GTCGACCGTCTCGCAGTTGGCGACGGTGTCGATCGCGTCGACCACGGCGCGGTCCTCGCCGACGCCGCAGTCGATCGTGTCGGCCTCGCCGTCGCGGGCGTTGACGACGTCGTTGCCGAAGGGGATCTTGCACGTGTACGAGTACCAGCCGCACGAGGCGCTGGTGGCGTCGGCCTGGATCGTGTCCTGGCCCGGGCCGCCGGTCACGACGTCGTTGCCGAACCCGGCGTTGATGAAGTCGTTGCCGGGGCCGCCGTCGAGCGTGTCCTGGTAGTCGCCGGCGACGAGCTTGTCGTCGCCGCCGTTGCCGAGCAGCGTCGAGTTGCCCTCGTCCAGGTTGGCCCACACGTCGAAGTCGTCGTTGCCCTCGCCGCCCGACAGCGTGCCGGACACGTGCGAGACGACCTTCTCGACGTTGAGGACGTTGTCGACCTCGCCCGCGCTCAGGCGCCCGTCGTTGGCGACGCCGTCCATGCTCAGCGACACCGGCGGGTTGTAGTCGTTGCCGGGGATGGTCCAGTCGTTGACGGTGTCGACGCCGGGGCCGCCGTCGACGTAGTCGTTGCCCGGCCCGTAGTAGGTGTCGGGCGAGAGCGTGTCGTTGCCCTCGCCGGCCTCGATGTGGTCGTTGCCGCCCGAGCCGTTGATCTCGTCGTCGCCCGTGCCGCCGCGCAGCGTGTCGTTGGACTGCCAGCCCTTGAGGATGTCGTTGCCGCCACCGCCGTCGAGCGTCACGTTGTCGGCGCCGTAGGTCTGCAGCTGGTCCTTGCCCTCGCCGCCGAGCACCTCGGCCGGGAGCGCGTCGGGGTAGTCGGACGCGAAGCTGTTCCAGTCGTCGCCGTCGCCGAGCTCGAGCCGCACGCGCGCGGGCATCGGGCAGTGCGCCGTGTAGTCGTAGGTGCAGCCCGGGGCGAGGGTCAGGCCCTCCTCGGAGATCGTCAGCTTGCCGGCGTCGTCCATGCCGAGCATCGGCGAGTCCTGCGCGCCGTCGCTGGCTTTGAACACGAGCGTGTCGCCTTCGTAGGAGAGGGTTCCGGCCTGCGCCGCCGCCGGGGCCAGCAGGGCCACGACGGTCGCCGCGAGGAGGGAGAGCTTCAAGGTCATGCCGCGATCGTCGGCGACCCGCACCGATCGCACATCAGGGAACCCCCTAACGATGTACGCCGCCAGGGACGATGCGACCTGGACATTCGTCCAGCTGGACGTTCAGCCCATCAACATGTCGGCGATCGACGCGTAGTGTCTCGACACAATGCTTCGCCGCTTCTGCGCGTTCGCCGCGCTTCTCGCCTCGCTGCTCCTCGCCCCATCCGCCGCGCACGCGGCCGTGACGCATGCCGCCTCCGCCAACGCCACCGCGACCGGCACGGCCTCCGCCTCGCTCACGGTCCCCGCGGGAGCGAATCGCTTCCTCCTCGTCGGCGTGTCCACGGTGGAGTCCGCCACGGTGACCAGCGTCACCTACGGCGCGCAGGTGCTCACCCGCGAGGTCCAGTCGGCCAAGGACTCCTCACGGGCGGAGGTCTGGACCCTCAAGGCCCCCAACCCGGGCACCGCGAACGTCACCGTGACCGTCAGTGGAGGCGCCCCGGTGGTGATCGGCGCCTCGACGTTCACGGGCGTCGACCAGACGCTGCCGATCATCTCCAGCGCCTCGGCCGACCAGAACAACAGCGCCAACAGCGCGAGCCTCGTCCTCAGCGGCACGGTCGCGGACGACGGCATGTTCGGCGTGATCTCGATCAACGACGCCCCGAACATCACGGCGATCGACTCCACCGCGTCGGTCGACACCGTCGCCGCCGTCAAGCGGTGGAGCGGTGCGCAGGGCACCGTCCTCGGGGCGGGCGCGACGCGCGGCGGCAACACGGGCCAGAACATGGCGCTCAACACCGGCATCAACTGGTTCTGGAACCGGATCGACCCGTCGCACCTGATGCCGTTCTCGAACATCCTCGTGGGTCTGCGCCAGGCGACCGCGGCGCCGGCGACGGCACCCGTCCTGAACGCTCCCACCGCCAGCTCGATCGCGCACGACCGCGTGACGCTCGGCGCGACGATGGTGGACACCGGCGGAGACCCGGTCACCGCCCGCGGCTTCGTCATGTGCCAGTGCGCGAACCCGGAAGTCGGCGCGCCCGGCACGAGCACCATCACCGCGCCGCTCAGCCAGGAACTGGGCGTGTTCACCTACGGCCTCGTGGGGCTGCTGCCGTCGACCCAGTACACGTTCCGCGGGTTCGCTCGAAACAGCCAGGGAACGGGATACACCGCGCCGGCCACCTTCACGACCGCGCCGCAGCCCAACCGCGCACCGACGGCCAACGCCGGCGGCCCGTACACGATCGACGAGAGCAGCCCGCTCACGCTCGACGGGTCAGGCACCGACGCCGACGGCGACGCGCTCTCGTTCCAGTGGG is a genomic window containing:
- a CDS encoding calcium-binding protein; amino-acid sequence: MTLKLSLLAATVVALLAPAAAQAGTLSYEGDTLVFKASDGAQDSPMLGMDDAGKLTISEEGLTLAPGCTYDYTAHCPMPARVRLELGDGDDWNSFASDYPDALPAEVLGGEGKDQLQTYGADNVTLDGGGGNDILKGWQSNDTLRGGTGDDEINGSGGNDHIEAGEGNDTLSPDTYYGPGNDYVDGGPGVDTVNDWTIPGNDYNPPVSLSMDGVANDGRLSAGEVDNVLNVEKVVSHVSGTLSGGEGNDDFDVWANLDEGNSTLLGNGGDDKLVAGDYQDTLDGGPGNDFINAGFGNDVVTGGPGQDTIQADATSASCGWYSYTCKIPFGNDVVNARDGEADTIDCGVGEDRAVVDAIDTVANCETVDKAGATTGPGAPAGNDKPAATGPKVTAKQKGTKLNVTVSCAGACKVKATLVVKRKTVGKASKTLLKAGDAKLTLKFKKPRKTVSATLKITVEGADGKTSTSKTVKLKR